From the Chloroherpetonaceae bacterium genome, the window TCCCCCACGACGCAGAGAGCATCAGCATTGCATACTCAAACGGCGTGTAAGCAATTTGATTGCCGAAGGTCGGGGAGTCAGGCGTCACATCTGTAACGGTCTGGTAGGTATAGTTTGCAGTAACCGCCCACTCAATCCCTAGCCACTTTTTGAAGAAGAGTTCCAAGCGTACATCCACTCCCCATGCCTCTACCACCGCAATGTTTTGCATTGACCAATTGAATGCATCACGCGGAATGGCCAAAATTTTATCGGTTGTCAGATTGCGAAATCCATCAAGGCGAAGCGCAGCGTATTGGAACAGGTCTGTCGCCAAAAGTTCGTAGCCAAGTCCTAAGTTGAATAGTTCTACGCGCTCAGGTCTGAGATTTATGTTTCCGACGCGTGTGTAGTAGAGGTCGTTGAAGGTTGGCATTCGAAAACTCTGCTTATAGGCTGCACGCGTGCGAAACCCAATATCCCGAAACGGCTTAAACGCCATAGCCAGTGTGGGCAACAGCACGCTTCTTTTCGGCGCTGCTTCTCCACGCACGGTTGTTTCCTGCACGAAGACCGAAAGAAGACTTGCATCTACACTCCATCCTTCCTCTCGGACTTTAGCCCCTACGGCTGTGTAGCTTGAAAAGCGCGTTGGTTTTGCAAATTGCCACAGCGTAGCATCTAAGTCGTTGAGCACTGCGTCGCTAGCGGCTGCGAGCGTTAGGGCTGCTGCTGGCTTAAAACAAATGCTTACCGAAAGGTAGCCCTCGCGCTGGGTGTAGCGGTCATCAATGCCATCTAAGCTCAGTGCCAGTGGGTCGATGAAACGCAGATAATTATGTGCGGCTTTGGCATTGAGCGCCATGCGGACTTGACTTGCCAGTTCCGTCTCAAATGTGGCTTGTGCAAACGCATCACGCGTCCACAGTCGCTGCTGTGAATTTTCAAAGTTGCCGATGATTGCTGCGTTAGGTAGTCCTCGCTCTGAGTCATAAAAGTATGCTTTGGCACGCAGCGTGGTTTTGCTGGCAAGCTTAGTGGCAAGGTCGAACTCCAGACGCGTCGTGTGCACATCGCTATTTCGGCGCTGCAGTGGAATTTGCTGGGCGCCGTCACGAAAAAGGTAACGGTATTGCCCGCTGGCTGTTTGTCGCTCGAAGCTCAATGCACCTCTCAGCCATTTGCTGGCAGAGAGGTCAGCACTGGCGCTGAGTCCGAAAAAATCAAATGACCCCAGTTGCAACATTGCTCGCATACTCAGCATTTTTGAGCTTTCACTGGCTTGCGAGCGGCTGGTGATACTTAGTAGACTTGCGCTGGCATATGCTCGCGCTGGACTAAGGTCATCGGTCGGATTGCCTTGCGAGAGTTCAATGCGAGCCACATTTTCCAGAGAAAACTTGCTGAGATCAATCTGTCCTGTCTGCGTGTCCGAGATTTTAATGCCATCGAGCTGCACGGTCGTGTGTTCTGCGCCCAAGCTGCGGACAGAGATGGTTTTCAGCCCACCAATCCCGCCATAGTCTTTTAGCATCACGCTCGGGAGTTGTCGTACGGCATCCGCAAGGCTATTGGCGGAAGTTTTTACCAGTTCCTCTTGCGACAGGCTCTCGAGCGGAATAGGTGATTCGGCAGGACGCACGGCACGCTTAGCGCGCACCTCCAGCTCCCGTCCCTCTACGCTCTTAATGGAGTCTGGCGTATGTGCATACACTTGCACAGCTATCGCAATGCAGGTCAGTATAACGAGGCATTCGCTGCGCATTCTATTACGCAAATCTCAGGGTTATGGTGAATGTTCACGCACCACTTTGCAGCCCTCAGAGCTTGGCAAGGTAAGGTCTTCTCTGAAGGCATAGCGTCAAGCCCCCTTTTGTGCAGACGCAAAATTCTTTACCAGCGCAATAGAGCTGCCATTCCTCCCATTTCCTTCAGCAGACGTGTTTCTGCTTCACCACAGACGAAGTCAATATCTGTCCCATAGGTTGATGCGACCTCGAAGGCATAGTCCTTGATTGACACTTGAATTGGCTGCTGGCACAATCGGTCTGCAATGTCTTTGGTCGCAGCTAAATACTGGTCATCGGGGCAATACCAGACTGTTTGGTCCAAATGCCACGGCAAGACCCATAGCCGCACACGCCCAAGCTGCAGCGCATCCAGCACAGGGTCGACACCCCAAATCCCGGGCTGGTTTTTGATTTGCTCCAGCAGTTGAAGTTCCTTAGCTCGCTCATAGGCCACAATCTCGGGCTCTACTTTCTTCCAAATCGCCTGTGCCGATGCTTCTCTGGCTTCCTGCCACAGCGGTCGTTTCGCAATCAACTTACTAAGCAAGCGTGGGCTGAGATACGATTCAAAATGGCTCACCTGCCACTCTTCGCCAAGCATTACAAGCCGCTCTATACGCCGCTCATCGACAAACCTTTCAAGCAAGATTTTCACATTCTTGTAGAAACTCTGCAGCCAATCACTGAGACGAGCTGCCGCTCGGTCTTTAGCAGAAAGTCGCTCAAACCGCCGCCCTGAGCGAAGCGCTTGAACACTCATAGAAAAGAGTTCAGACTCATGGCGAAGTTTTGCCCAGCGTTCCGCATCAATGCTTGCAAAAATGTCACGGTCCTCTCGCACTTCACCTAAATAGACTTCAAAGATGCGCCATCGCTGTTCATCTAAGACAAGAATGCCGACCCGTTCATACTCATCAACTGCAAACCATAGCGGCGTTAGATAAGGTCGTCCGTAGCGAACTTCTACATGCCCATTGGCGACATTGATTACAGGGAGTTCGATTTGCAAATCTAAGCGTTCATAGTGCAGTGTGCCCCTTGCATCACGGTATGCAAACAGTGCCAGTGTGCGCGCTTCAGGCCGTTCTGCCTCTATTAACTCCAGAACCTTGTCGTATAGCGGCTGGTCATGCTTACCTTGCGGTTCACGAATCGCCGTCAGGTCCTTCAAGCTGCTCTTTATGCGCTTCTTCCAAGCGCCACCCAGATTTTCAGGTTTTGCTGGATTGATGTCAGCATAAATGCTCAGGAAGTTGTCGGCGGCTGTCTCACCCCACTGCCTAAGTGCAGCAAGGGTGTTCTCAAGTTCAAAGTTCATACTGCAAGGTGTTTAAAGGTTTGTGAAAACTCTGCCTGCATAGCACTGCCCGCTATCGCCAAAGCAAGGCAGCTTACAAAAATTAGTAGTCTATGCAAGACTCAAACAAGCTTTCACCACAGACACCGCTCTGCTGAAATGCGCTTTTGCCTACCGTGCGGAACCTTGCGAAGGCTTTGGTAAGTAACCCACATTAGCCACAGCACTTTTTTTATGCTCTTGCTTCAATTCCCACAAGCACAGAGCGCACAAGCAATCGTCATACCTTGCAGCAATGTAAGCGCGCTCGTCATCACTGAGTGGCACAGTAGAGCACTGGCAAAGATTGATGGTGCCCATCTTGCACTCGAATCGCACGCCGCAACGCGGACATATTTTCTCTTCGTGATGTGGCATCGCAAACCAAAACGGACTTGAAAGCCCTCTCGAGCCTTCAAGTCCAATTTACAAATCACGCTTTCACTTCGCTGAACACCTCTCGCATCTGCGCTGCAGCACGCACCATATTTCTGAGCGCTGCTTTCGTCTCTTCCCACTTGCGCGTCTTTAAGCCGCAATCGGGATTGACCCAAATGTGCTCCACTGGCAACACTTCGGCGGCTTTGTTCAGCAGGCTTACCATTTCCTCCACGCTGGGCACGCGCGGCGAATGAATGTCATAGACGCCGGGGCCAATTTCATTCGGATACTTGAAGTCCGTGAAGGCTTTAAGCAGCTCCATCTCCGAGCGCGAGGTCTCAATCGTGATGACGTCGGCATCGAGCTTTGCAATGTGCTCAATGATGTCGTTAAACTCCGAGTAGCACATGTGCGTGTGAATTTGCGTCGAGTCTTCCACACCGCTTGAAGCCAAGCGAAACGCTTTGACTGCCCAGTCTAAGTATTCTGCCCAATCTTTTTTGCGAAGCGGCAAGCCTTCGCGGAACGCTGGCTCGTCAATCTGAATGATTTTGATGCCCGCTTTTTCCAGCGCAACGACTTCATCACGAATTGCTAGCGCAATCTGAAACGCCGTGTCCTTGCGAGGTTGGTCGTCGCGCACAAACGACCACTGCAAAATCGTCACAGGTCCTGTGAGCATTCCTTTCATCGGCTTCTGAGTGTGCGCCTGAGCGAAGCGACTCCAGCGCACCGTCAGGTCTCGGCTGCGCGCTACATCACCGAAGATGATGGGCGGTTTCACATAGCGACTGCCGTAGCTTTGCACCCAGCCATTTTCCGTGAAAACAAAACCGTCCAACAGTTCGCCGAAGTATTCAACCATATCATTGCGTTCAAACTCGCCATGCACAAGCACATCTAACCCAATCTCTTCTTGGAATCTAATCGCTTCAATAATTTCCTTCTCAATTTCGTGCTCATATTGCTCCTGCGTCAGTTCGCCTTTCTTTAGGCGCGCTCGCAGCTGACGCACTTCAGGCGTTTGTGGGAATGAACCAATCGTGGTCGTTGGAAAGAGCGGCAACTTGATATGCTCTTTTTGAATTTGCTGCCGCGTTGCAAAGTCGGACTTGCGTTCAAAATCTTTCTCCTCGATTGCGGCAAGGCGCGCCTTCACGGCAGGATTGTGAATGAGCGTTGAAGTGCGGCGGCTTTGATTGGCTTTGAGATTTTCTTGCAACTCTTTCTCCAACTCCGCCGACTTTTCGCCTTGCGCCAAGCGAGCCAGCGTAACAACCTCTCTGAGCTTCTGCT encodes:
- the metE gene encoding 5-methyltetrahydropteroyltriglutamate--homocysteine S-methyltransferase; the encoded protein is MQTHNLGYPRIGNHRELKKASEAYWSGKLSQEELLQAARNIRAQNWQTQKEVGIQLIPANDFSFYDQVLDMTLLLGAIPDRYARLAETKSPLDLYFAMARGYQKEGFDVTAMEMTKWFDTNYHYIVPEFKKHQSFRLFGTKVFDEFEEAKAQGIAAKPVLIGPVSYLLLGKEKEGGFASIDLLDRLLPVYVQVLQKLQAQGATWVQLDEPYLVMDLTEKERQAFAAAYAEIRKAVPKLKLIVAAYFEGYGDNLTTALRLPVEALHFDVVRSSAQLDDVLNHPELGTKILSLGVVDGRNVWRNDFERSLLLIQKAVTKVGIERVWLAPSCSLLHSPIDLDFEQKLNPEIKQWLAFAKQKLREVVTLARLAQGEKSAELEKELQENLKANQSRRTSTLIHNPAVKARLAAIEEKDFERKSDFATRQQIQKEHIKLPLFPTTTIGSFPQTPEVRQLRARLKKGELTQEQYEHEIEKEIIEAIRFQEEIGLDVLVHGEFERNDMVEYFGELLDGFVFTENGWVQSYGSRYVKPPIIFGDVARSRDLTVRWSRFAQAHTQKPMKGMLTGPVTILQWSFVRDDQPRKDTAFQIALAIRDEVVALEKAGIKIIQIDEPAFREGLPLRKKDWAEYLDWAVKAFRLASSGVEDSTQIHTHMCYSEFNDIIEHIAKLDADVITIETSRSEMELLKAFTDFKYPNEIGPGVYDIHSPRVPSVEEMVSLLNKAAEVLPVEHIWVNPDCGLKTRKWEETKAALRNMVRAAAQMREVFSEVKA
- a CDS encoding TonB-dependent receptor, which gives rise to MQVYAHTPDSIKSVEGRELEVRAKRAVRPAESPIPLESLSQEELVKTSANSLADAVRQLPSVMLKDYGGIGGLKTISVRSLGAEHTTVQLDGIKISDTQTGQIDLSKFSLENVARIELSQGNPTDDLSPARAYASASLLSITSRSQASESSKMLSMRAMLQLGSFDFFGLSASADLSASKWLRGALSFERQTASGQYRYLFRDGAQQIPLQRRNSDVHTTRLEFDLATKLASKTTLRAKAYFYDSERGLPNAAIIGNFENSQQRLWTRDAFAQATFETELASQVRMALNAKAAHNYLRFIDPLALSLDGIDDRYTQREGYLSVSICFKPAAALTLAAASDAVLNDLDATLWQFAKPTRFSSYTAVGAKVREEGWSVDASLLSVFVQETTVRGEAAPKRSVLLPTLAMAFKPFRDIGFRTRAAYKQSFRMPTFNDLYYTRVGNINLRPERVELFNLGLGYELLATDLFQYAALRLDGFRNLTTDKILAIPRDAFNWSMQNIAVVEAWGVDVRLELFFKKWLGIEWAVTANYTYQTVTDVTPDSPTFGNQIAYTPFEYAMLMLSASWGKWSLVWMQSYVGYRYQLGENIIANLLPPYMLSDVSLRTEERLWELTAALKLDINNLFDEQYEVIRSFPMPGRNVRLTLSVSY
- a CDS encoding VLRF1 family aeRF1-type release factor gives rise to the protein MNFELENTLAALRQWGETAADNFLSIYADINPAKPENLGGAWKKRIKSSLKDLTAIREPQGKHDQPLYDKVLELIEAERPEARTLALFAYRDARGTLHYERLDLQIELPVINVANGHVEVRYGRPYLTPLWFAVDEYERVGILVLDEQRWRIFEVYLGEVREDRDIFASIDAERWAKLRHESELFSMSVQALRSGRRFERLSAKDRAAARLSDWLQSFYKNVKILLERFVDERRIERLVMLGEEWQVSHFESYLSPRLLSKLIAKRPLWQEAREASAQAIWKKVEPEIVAYERAKELQLLEQIKNQPGIWGVDPVLDALQLGRVRLWVLPWHLDQTVWYCPDDQYLAATKDIADRLCQQPIQVSIKDYAFEVASTYGTDIDFVCGEAETRLLKEMGGMAALLRW